One part of the Vitis riparia cultivar Riparia Gloire de Montpellier isolate 1030 chromosome 15, EGFV_Vit.rip_1.0, whole genome shotgun sequence genome encodes these proteins:
- the LOC117932718 gene encoding probable glutathione S-transferase, producing the protein MARFWAKFGDDKDATSIFQGFFLKEGKEKKEAMVEAMKHLQFLEDKLKGKRLFGGERIGFVDLALGWLANFISIFEEVVGLKIVDEDKFPLLSKWMKEFSDSPIIKDNWPPQDKMIAKFHALMMPPLQQQQHLNEPPHYT; encoded by the exons ATGGCTCGCTTCTGGGCCAAATTTGGCGATGATAAG GATGCGACATCAATCTTTCAGGGTTTCTTCCTCAAGGaagggaaagagaaaaaggaagccATGGTTGAAGCCATGAAGCACCTCCAGTTCTTGGAGGACAAGCTGAAGGGAAAGAGGCTCTTCGGCGGAGAGAGGATTGGGTTTGTTGATCTTGCCTTGGGATGGCTTGCTAACTTTATCAGCATATTTGAAGAGGTAGTTGGCCTGAAAATAGTGGATGAGGATAAGTTTCCATTGTTGTCCAAATGGATGAAAGAATTTTCAGATTCTCCCATAATCAAAGACAACTGGCCACCACAAGACAAGATGATTGCCAAGTTCCATGCCCTTATGATGCCACCATTGCAGCAGCAGCAACATCTAAATGAACCGCCTCACTACACCTAG